The Neisseria sicca genome includes a window with the following:
- a CDS encoding CopD family protein: MYLWFKLLHVFFVISWFAGLFYLPRIFVNLAQVEAAEQPVEYERLSAMSRRLYKFMSPLGFGTLVFGILIPFVTGWWGQGWLHVKLLMGLLLLAYQFYCGALLRGFEEKRNAHSHKWYRVFNEVPVLMMIVALYMVVFKPF, encoded by the coding sequence ATGTATTTGTGGTTTAAGCTCTTGCATGTGTTTTTTGTGATTTCGTGGTTTGCCGGACTGTTTTATTTGCCGCGGATTTTTGTGAATCTGGCGCAGGTCGAAGCGGCGGAGCAGCCGGTGGAATATGAGCGGCTCTCGGCGATGTCGCGGCGGCTGTATAAGTTTATGTCGCCGTTGGGGTTCGGGACGCTGGTGTTCGGCATTTTGATTCCGTTTGTTACGGGCTGGTGGGGGCAGGGCTGGCTGCATGTGAAGCTGTTGATGGGCTTGCTGCTTCTGGCTTATCAATTTTATTGCGGCGCGCTGCTTCGCGGTTTTGAGGAAAAACGCAATGCGCATTCGCACAAGTGGTACAGGGTGTTTAACGAAGTGCCTGTATTGATGATGATCGTCGCTTTGTATATGGTGGTGTTCAAACCGTTTTGA
- a CDS encoding CYTH domain-containing protein, which produces MTIEIERRFLLKNDDWKREASAPQVLQQGYLSVEKERTIRVRIIDDKAWLTLKGYISDVSRSEFEYEIPLAHAQQMMETMCPFKMEKHRYRVEFKGFVFEIDEYFGDNAPLVVAEVELPAEDAPFEKPDWLGAEITSEGKFTNAYLSKHPYSTW; this is translated from the coding sequence ATGACTATTGAAATCGAACGCCGCTTCCTGTTGAAAAACGATGACTGGAAGCGCGAAGCCTCTGCGCCACAGGTGTTGCAACAGGGCTATTTGAGTGTGGAAAAAGAGCGCACCATCCGCGTGCGCATTATTGACGACAAGGCTTGGCTGACTTTGAAAGGCTATATTTCAGATGTCAGCCGCAGCGAGTTTGAATACGAAATTCCTTTGGCGCACGCGCAGCAGATGATGGAGACGATGTGTCCGTTTAAGATGGAAAAACACCGTTATCGGGTGGAATTTAAGGGCTTTGTGTTTGAAATCGACGAGTATTTCGGCGATAACGCGCCTTTGGTCGTGGCGGAGGTCGAGCTGCCTGCGGAAGATGCGCCGTTTGAAAAACCGGACTGGCTGGGCGCGGAGATTACGTCGGAAGGAAAATTTACCAATGCGTATTTGAGCAAGCATCCTTATTCAACTTGGTAG
- the mltA gene encoding murein transglycosylase A, whose amino-acid sequence MKKHLYRITLLTIAAAVLSACPSKRIKNLPEVDTTTVKGPDRPTGTPDPAGTTVSGGGATYTVVSHQELPHWSTQHFAKSLQSFRLGCEKLKNRAGWQDVCAQAMQTPVHHFQAKHFFERYFTPWQVSNNGNPAGTITGYYEPVLLGDDKATSKARFPIYGIPNDFVSVPLSANLRSSKATVRIRQTGANSGVIDNSGTHTADLSQFPITARSTALKGRFEGSRFVPYYTRNQINGGALNGKAPILGYAEDPVELFFMHIQGSGRLKTPSGKYIRVGFADKNEHPYVSIGRYMADKGYLPLAQTSMQGIKAYMKQNPSRLAEVLGQNPSYVFFRELTGSSEAGPVGALGTPLLGEYAGAIDRHYITLGAPLFVATAHPTTKKALNRLIMAQDTGSAIKGAVRVDYFWGYGDEAGEVAGKMKTTGYVWQLLPNGMKPGYQP is encoded by the coding sequence ATGAAAAAACACCTATACCGCATCACACTCCTCACCATCGCCGCAGCCGTCCTCTCCGCCTGCCCGAGCAAACGCATCAAAAACCTCCCCGAAGTCGACACCACCACCGTCAAAGGCCCCGACCGCCCCACCGGCACGCCCGACCCCGCAGGCACCACCGTCAGCGGCGGCGGCGCGACCTACACCGTCGTGTCCCACCAAGAACTGCCGCACTGGAGCACCCAACACTTCGCCAAAAGCCTCCAATCCTTCCGCTTAGGCTGCGAAAAACTCAAAAACCGCGCAGGCTGGCAAGACGTGTGCGCCCAAGCCATGCAGACGCCCGTCCACCATTTCCAAGCCAAGCATTTCTTCGAACGCTATTTCACCCCTTGGCAGGTCAGCAACAACGGCAACCCCGCCGGCACCATCACCGGCTACTACGAGCCCGTCCTGCTCGGCGATGACAAAGCCACAAGCAAGGCCCGCTTCCCCATCTACGGCATCCCCAACGACTTCGTTTCCGTCCCCCTGTCCGCCAATTTAAGAAGCAGCAAAGCCACCGTCCGCATCCGCCAAACCGGTGCCAACAGCGGCGTCATCGACAACAGCGGCACACACACCGCCGACCTGTCCCAATTCCCCATTACCGCCCGCAGCACCGCCCTCAAAGGCAGATTTGAAGGCAGCCGCTTCGTTCCTTATTACACCCGCAACCAAATCAACGGCGGCGCGCTCAACGGCAAAGCCCCCATCCTCGGTTACGCAGAAGACCCCGTCGAACTCTTCTTCATGCACATCCAAGGTTCGGGTCGTCTGAAAACCCCGTCCGGCAAATACATCCGCGTCGGATTCGCCGACAAAAACGAACACCCCTACGTCTCCATCGGACGCTACATGGCAGACAAAGGCTACCTCCCCCTCGCGCAAACCAGCATGCAGGGCATCAAAGCCTACATGAAGCAAAACCCCAGCCGCCTCGCCGAAGTCTTGGGACAAAACCCCAGCTACGTCTTCTTCCGCGAACTGACCGGCAGCAGTGAAGCCGGTCCGGTCGGCGCATTGGGCACGCCTCTCTTGGGTGAATACGCAGGTGCCATCGACCGCCACTACATCACCTTAGGCGCACCGTTGTTTGTCGCCACCGCCCATCCGACCACCAAAAAAGCCCTCAACCGCCTCATCATGGCGCAAGACACAGGCAGCGCGATTAAAGGCGCAGTCCGCGTCGACTACTTCTGGGGTTACGGCGACGAAGCAGGCGAAGTCGCAGGCAAAATGAAAACCACAGGCTACGTCTGGCAACTCCTGCCCAACGGCATGAAACCCGGCTATCAGCCTTAA
- the efeU gene encoding iron uptake transporter permease EfeU: MLIAFLIMLREGIEAALIVGIVAGFLKQSGHSRLMPKVWLGVALAALMCLGIGYGIHSATGEIPQKEQEFVVGVIGLVAVAMLTYMILWMKKAARSMKQQLQDSVQTALNRGNGQGWALVGMAFLAVAREGLESVFFLLAVFQQSPTWSMPVGAVLGLLAAVVIGALIYQGGMRLNLAKFFRWTGAFLIVVAAGLVAGSLRALHEAGVWNHLQEVVFDSSKYLHEDSPLGVLLGGFFGYTDHPTQGEVLAWLLYLVPVMIWFLHGSKPAAVQRSSESH; this comes from the coding sequence ATGTTGATTGCTTTTCTGATTATGTTGCGCGAGGGTATCGAGGCGGCTTTGATCGTCGGTATCGTCGCGGGTTTTTTGAAACAGTCGGGACATTCGCGGCTGATGCCTAAGGTGTGGCTGGGCGTGGCTTTGGCTGCGCTGATGTGTTTGGGCATCGGATACGGCATCCATTCGGCAACGGGCGAGATTCCGCAGAAGGAGCAGGAATTTGTGGTTGGCGTTATCGGTTTGGTGGCGGTGGCGATGCTGACTTATATGATTTTATGGATGAAAAAAGCCGCCCGTTCGATGAAGCAGCAGCTTCAGGATTCGGTTCAGACCGCCTTAAACCGCGGCAACGGTCAAGGCTGGGCTTTGGTCGGCATGGCTTTTCTGGCTGTGGCGCGCGAGGGGCTGGAGAGTGTGTTTTTCCTCTTGGCGGTGTTTCAGCAGAGTCCGACTTGGTCTATGCCCGTCGGCGCGGTATTGGGGCTGCTGGCAGCAGTGGTCATCGGCGCGCTGATTTATCAGGGCGGTATGCGTCTGAATCTGGCGAAGTTTTTCCGCTGGACGGGCGCGTTTTTGATTGTGGTGGCCGCCGGCTTGGTGGCCGGTTCGCTGCGCGCGCTGCATGAGGCGGGCGTGTGGAACCACCTACAAGAGGTGGTGTTTGATTCTTCCAAATACCTGCATGAAGACAGCCCGCTGGGCGTGCTGCTCGGCGGCTTCTTCGGCTATACCGACCACCCGACGCAGGGCGAGGTGCTGGCGTGGCTGCTGTATTTGGTTCCAGTCATGATTTGGTTTCTGCACGGCAGCAAGCCCGCCGCGGTGCAGAGGTCGTCTGAAAGCCATTAG
- the efeO gene encoding iron uptake system protein EfeO has translation MKKLNITALSVMLALGLTACQPPEAEKSAPAASGASSANADGTVNVGVNDTACEPMELTVPSGQVVFNIKNNSGRKLEWEILKGVMVVDERENIAPGLSDKMTVTLLPGEYEMTCGLLTNPRGKLVVTDSGFKDTGNEADLEKLAKPLADYKVYVQGEAKELVAKTKAFTDAVKAGDIEKAKSLFADARTHYERIEPIAELFNELDPAIDAREDDFKDKTEDAAFTGFHRIEHALWVKKDVSGVKDIADKLMKDVEALQKEIDALSFPPNKVVGGAAVLIEEVAGSKISGEEDRYSHTDLSDFQANIEGAQKIVELFRPMIAEKNKALLEKVDANFKQVTDILAKYKTKDGFETYDKLSDEDRKTLQAPINALAEDLSQLRGTLGLK, from the coding sequence ATGAAAAAACTCAATATAACTGCTTTATCCGTGATGCTGGCTTTGGGTCTGACCGCGTGTCAGCCGCCCGAAGCGGAAAAATCCGCGCCTGCCGCGTCAGGTGCATCAAGCGCGAATGCCGACGGCACCGTCAACGTCGGCGTGAACGACACCGCCTGCGAACCGATGGAACTGACCGTACCGAGCGGACAAGTCGTGTTCAACATCAAAAACAACAGCGGTCGCAAGCTCGAATGGGAAATCCTCAAAGGCGTGATGGTGGTCGACGAGCGCGAAAACATCGCCCCCGGACTTTCCGACAAAATGACCGTCACCCTGCTGCCGGGCGAATACGAAATGACCTGCGGCCTCTTGACCAACCCGCGCGGCAAGTTGGTGGTAACCGACAGCGGCTTTAAAGACACCGGCAACGAAGCTGATTTGGAAAAACTCGCCAAACCGCTTGCCGACTATAAAGTTTACGTCCAAGGCGAAGCCAAAGAGCTGGTTGCCAAAACCAAAGCCTTCACCGACGCCGTCAAAGCGGGCGACATCGAAAAAGCCAAATCCCTGTTTGCCGACGCCCGCACCCACTACGAACGCATCGAGCCGATTGCCGAACTCTTCAACGAACTCGACCCCGCCATCGACGCGCGTGAAGACGACTTCAAAGACAAAACCGAAGACGCGGCCTTCACCGGCTTCCACCGCATCGAACACGCCCTTTGGGTCAAAAAAGACGTATCCGGCGTGAAAGACATTGCCGACAAACTCATGAAAGACGTTGAAGCCCTGCAAAAAGAAATCGACGCCCTCTCCTTCCCGCCGAACAAAGTCGTCGGCGGCGCGGCAGTGTTGATTGAAGAAGTTGCCGGCAGCAAAATCAGTGGCGAAGAAGACCGTTACAGCCACACCGACTTGAGCGACTTCCAAGCCAACATTGAAGGCGCGCAAAAAATCGTCGAACTCTTCCGTCCGATGATTGCCGAGAAAAACAAAGCCCTGCTCGAGAAAGTCGATGCCAACTTCAAACAAGTAACCGACATCCTCGCCAAATACAAAACCAAAGACGGCTTTGAAACCTACGACAAACTCAGCGACGAAGACCGCAAAACCCTTCAGGCACCAATTAACGCCCTTGCCGAAGACCTGAGCCAACTGCGCGGCACACTGGGCCTCAAATAA
- the efeB gene encoding iron uptake transporter deferrochelatase/peroxidase subunit, whose product MSQDNNPQPTQPTKRTLFKTVLAAGAAGAAGWFAGKQQGETAAETRHNEHSPQAYPCYGTHQAGITTPHQLFGIMCAFDVTAKDPKQLENLFRTLTARIEFLTQGGEYQDGDEKLPPAGSGLLGKTFRPDGLTITVGVGSSLFDDRFGLKDKKPRHLQEMRDFPNDRLQKSWCDGDLSLQICAFTPETCQAALRDIIKNTAQTAVIRWSIDGWLPKAEPGAIAARNLLGFRDGSGNPDVSDPKIADQVLWTGIAANSQDEPAWAKNGSYQAVRLIRHFVEFWDRTPLQEQTEIFGRRKYSGAPMDGKKEGDTADFAKDPDGKTTPKDSHMRLANPRDPEFMKKHLLYRRAFNYSRGLAANGQLDVGLVFICYQANLADGFIFVQNLLNGEPLEEYISPFGGGYFFILPGVEKGGFLAQTLLSA is encoded by the coding sequence ATGAGCCAAGACAACAACCCACAACCCACCCAACCGACGAAACGCACCCTGTTCAAAACCGTCCTCGCCGCAGGCGCAGCCGGCGCGGCAGGCTGGTTTGCCGGCAAACAACAAGGCGAAACCGCCGCCGAGACCCGCCACAACGAACACTCACCGCAAGCCTACCCCTGCTACGGCACCCACCAGGCCGGCATCACCACCCCGCACCAACTCTTCGGCATCATGTGCGCCTTCGACGTAACCGCCAAAGACCCCAAACAACTCGAAAACCTCTTCCGCACCCTCACCGCCCGCATCGAATTCCTCACCCAAGGCGGCGAATACCAAGACGGCGACGAAAAACTCCCCCCCGCAGGCAGCGGCCTACTCGGCAAAACATTCCGCCCCGACGGCCTCACCATCACCGTCGGCGTCGGCAGCAGCCTCTTTGACGACCGTTTCGGACTCAAAGACAAAAAACCCCGCCACCTCCAAGAAATGCGCGACTTCCCCAACGACCGCCTCCAAAAATCATGGTGCGACGGCGACCTCAGCCTCCAAATCTGCGCCTTCACCCCCGAAACCTGCCAAGCCGCCCTGCGCGACATCATCAAAAACACCGCCCAAACCGCCGTCATCCGCTGGAGCATAGACGGCTGGCTGCCCAAAGCCGAACCCGGCGCCATCGCCGCCCGCAACCTCTTAGGCTTCCGCGACGGCTCCGGCAACCCCGACGTGTCCGATCCCAAAATTGCCGACCAAGTCCTCTGGACAGGCATCGCCGCCAACAGCCAAGACGAACCCGCCTGGGCGAAAAACGGCAGCTACCAAGCCGTCCGCCTCATCCGCCACTTCGTCGAATTCTGGGACAGAACCCCCTTGCAGGAACAAACCGAAATCTTCGGCCGCCGCAAATACAGCGGCGCCCCCATGGACGGCAAAAAAGAGGGCGATACCGCCGACTTCGCCAAAGACCCCGACGGCAAAACCACCCCCAAAGACAGCCACATGAGGCTCGCCAACCCGCGCGACCCCGAGTTCATGAAAAAACACCTGCTCTACCGCCGCGCCTTCAACTACTCCCGCGGCCTCGCCGCCAACGGTCAGCTCGACGTTGGCTTAGTGTTCATCTGCTACCAAGCCAACCTCGCCGACGGCTTCATCTTCGTCCAAAACCTGCTCAACGGCGAACCGCTGGAAGAATACATCAGCCCCTTCGGCGGCGGCTATTTCTTCATCCTCCCCGGCGTCGAAAAAGGCGGCTTCCTCGCCCAAACCCTGCTCAGCGCGTGA
- a CDS encoding BolA family protein gives MLTPEQVKSLIEGVAACEHVEVEGDGHHFFAVIVSSEFEGKARLARHRLIKDGLKAQLASNELHALSISVAATPAEWAAKQQ, from the coding sequence ATGCTTACCCCAGAACAAGTCAAATCGCTGATTGAAGGCGTTGCCGCTTGCGAACACGTCGAAGTCGAAGGCGACGGACATCACTTTTTCGCCGTCATCGTCTCTTCCGAGTTTGAAGGCAAAGCCCGCCTCGCCCGCCACCGCCTGATCAAAGACGGTCTGAAGGCGCAATTGGCCAGCAACGAATTGCACGCGCTGTCAATTTCCGTTGCCGCCACGCCTGCGGAATGGGCGGCGAAGCAGCAATAA